From the genome of Triticum aestivum cultivar Chinese Spring chromosome 3B, IWGSC CS RefSeq v2.1, whole genome shotgun sequence, one region includes:
- the LOC123065894 gene encoding uncharacterized protein, with amino-acid sequence MSQRPGRHQRRASQSVFSLPENFASLEDVPADGVGEQRKPAAAGADASEQQPARPAGRHRRAMSMAVPSRDLDMIVEDMGSYKYGA; translated from the coding sequence ATGTCGCAGAGGCCGGGGAGGCACCAGAGGAGGGCGTCGCAGAGTGTGTTCTCGCTGCCGGAGAACTTCGCCAGCCTGGAGGACGTgccggcggacggcgtcggcgagCAGCGGAAGCCCGCCGCGGCTGGGGCGGACGCCTCCGAGCAGCAGCCCGCGAGGCCGGcggggcgccaccgccgggcaatGTCGATGGCCGTGCCCTCCAGGGACCTGGACATGATCGTGGAGGACATGGGAAGCTATAAGTACGGCGCCTGA